One window of Rhizobium leguminosarum genomic DNA carries:
- a CDS encoding AAA family ATPase — protein MLAALGLLGSGHVIETDRSGLVAGGQGQTALKTQRVINDALNGVLFIDEAYTLTREDESGFGQEAVDTLLKEMEDKCDRMSVIVAGYPEEMKRFVASNPGLESRFTRFIHFDDYSAEELAAIFAMIAKEQDMVLADDAIALLASLCDTLYAGRKQGFGNGRAVRGLFEKTLENQAERIVEDMDADLREVRASDLPKI, from the coding sequence ATGCTCGCGGCGCTTGGGTTGCTTGGCAGCGGCCATGTGATCGAAACGGATCGCAGCGGGCTTGTGGCGGGTGGACAGGGACAGACAGCCCTCAAGACTCAGCGGGTGATTAACGACGCACTAAACGGCGTCCTGTTCATCGACGAGGCCTACACTCTTACCAGGGAAGACGAGTCGGGGTTTGGGCAAGAGGCTGTCGATACGCTGCTGAAGGAGATGGAGGATAAATGCGACAGAATGTCCGTGATCGTCGCCGGGTATCCGGAAGAAATGAAACGCTTCGTAGCTTCCAACCCTGGTCTTGAATCGCGTTTTACTCGCTTTATCCATTTCGACGATTATTCCGCCGAAGAACTCGCAGCAATCTTCGCAATGATCGCTAAGGAGCAGGATATGGTATTAGCGGATGATGCTATCGCGCTCCTGGCATCCCTATGCGACACCCTCTACGCGGGCCGTAAGCAGGGTTTTGGCAATGGCCGAGCTGTTCGCGGGCTCTTCGAGAAGACGTTAGAAAATCAGGCCGAACGAATTGTTGAAGATATGGATGCGGATTTGCGCGAGGTTCGAGCGTCTGACCTGCCCAAGATTTGA
- a CDS encoding redoxin family protein — protein MKADLSVGSPAPSLAKASWIQGTPLSSFRPGKMHIVIVFGTRCGSCPGALIAMERLQEKYKDIGVELIGFSNDKAATADAARARVDEWLSENIPNSNIPIAFDHTGEVLENWMEASWSFQYPRTFVVDRDGSIVFIGYPDELESAFPKVIDGSWLTSPEGEQAEKERLAECLIDRTDIAIQLKDWKTARSAVDEGIKTFPDESFFPQLHVTLIIETGDMEAGWDALRRFARDAVEKNSVDWLLAAIWQLFNAQYDYSRFPSEERFSLVEELSDRILASCYHESGQIDLAVEVIEQVLESVRRESLPNEDKEELLAQLLQKLVEYKQKERSQT, from the coding sequence ATGAAAGCCGATCTATCAGTTGGCTCACCCGCCCCGTCCCTCGCAAAGGCATCCTGGATACAGGGCACTCCTCTTTCGAGCTTCCGGCCTGGCAAGATGCATATCGTCATCGTCTTTGGGACAAGATGTGGATCTTGCCCCGGGGCGCTGATCGCAATGGAAAGACTGCAGGAAAAGTACAAGGATATCGGAGTTGAGCTCATAGGATTCTCAAATGACAAGGCTGCAACAGCCGACGCGGCTCGAGCGCGTGTAGACGAATGGTTATCCGAAAATATCCCCAATTCGAACATTCCGATCGCCTTCGACCATACGGGAGAAGTGCTTGAGAATTGGATGGAGGCCTCTTGGTCTTTCCAATATCCGCGAACGTTTGTTGTCGACCGAGACGGCAGCATCGTCTTTATTGGCTACCCGGATGAGCTTGAGAGCGCTTTTCCAAAAGTGATTGACGGAAGCTGGCTCACCAGCCCGGAAGGGGAACAAGCCGAGAAGGAGCGGCTTGCTGAGTGCCTGATTGATCGCACCGACATAGCGATCCAACTTAAGGACTGGAAGACCGCACGATCGGCAGTTGACGAGGGGATTAAAACATTTCCGGACGAGTCCTTCTTCCCCCAGCTTCACGTGACACTCATTATTGAGACGGGTGACATGGAAGCGGGCTGGGATGCGTTGCGTCGATTTGCTCGCGATGCGGTTGAAAAGAATTCTGTAGATTGGCTTCTTGCTGCGATATGGCAACTCTTCAATGCGCAGTACGATTACTCTCGGTTCCCATCTGAGGAACGCTTTTCGTTGGTTGAGGAACTCTCCGATCGAATTCTTGCCAGCTGCTACCATGAAAGCGGCCAAATCGATTTGGCAGTGGAGGTAATCGAGCAGGTGTTGGAGTCGGTCAGGCGGGAGTCTCTCCCGAACGAGGATAAGGAGGAACTGCTGGCGCAACTGCTGCAGAAACTGGTGGAATACAAGCAGAAAGAAAGATCGCAGACTTGA
- a CDS encoding recombinase family protein, translated as MLIGYMRVSSSDERQSVALQRDALLAAGVDQRHLHQDRASGARDDRPGLKACLAELCEGDVLVVWKLDRLGRSLSHLIRLVEDLKIRGVAFRSLTEAIDTTNSHGAFLFNLFGTLAEYERVLITERVNAGLAAARRRGRKGGRPPTIDTEKVEQILAALEAGASKASVCRTFKVPRSTLIDTLRRTGWTGPGKEDEPAPPV; from the coding sequence ATGTTGATTGGTTACATGCGGGTATCGAGCAGTGATGAGCGGCAGTCGGTTGCCTTGCAGCGCGACGCCCTGCTTGCGGCCGGGGTCGATCAGCGTCACCTGCATCAGGATCGTGCTTCGGGCGCGCGCGACGATCGGCCGGGGCTGAAGGCTTGCCTTGCAGAATTGTGCGAAGGTGACGTCCTAGTCGTTTGGAAGCTCGACCGTCTGGGCCGGTCACTCTCCCACCTGATCCGGCTCGTCGAGGATCTGAAGATACGCGGGGTCGCCTTCCGCTCGTTGACGGAAGCGATCGATACGACGAATTCGCACGGCGCATTCCTGTTCAACCTGTTTGGCACGCTTGCCGAATACGAGAGAGTGCTGATCACGGAGCGGGTCAACGCTGGTCTGGCGGCGGCACGCCGGCGCGGTCGCAAGGGCGGCAGGCCACCGACGATCGACACCGAAAAGGTCGAGCAGATTCTGGCGGCGCTGGAAGCCGGCGCCAGCAAGGCGTCGGTGTGTCGGACATTCAAGGTGCCGCGCTCGACGCTCATCGACACATTGCGGCGAACAGGATGGACCGGACCGGGCAAAGAAGATGAGCCTGCTCCCCCAGTTTGA
- a CDS encoding Tn3 family transposase, with protein sequence MAFLDAQSRTVLFDPPDVYEEALARYALSAEDIAFARAHRRSNNRLGFAIQLALVRDLGRPLRAGEVPPQAVISVVADQLGIDAAVFALYAQREETRREHTREIVVALDLQPVRASDYRSLITAAAREAAATEQGEPITKAVIEALKERKLLVPVPELLIRLAMAGRAAARRQAYRGLIRGMEQPSIEALDQLLIDRSGDRSHLGWIAEAPEGTKLKNLKGLIARLEVLRSAAISDERRKTIHANRYGIIARDARILHAREIRRLTSERRYATLTAFVIERQAAITDLAIDMFCKLIGSTRRKAELSRTERRLKEAEILDGVALDHLKLGEALLAARESNTDLASAIAVSLGWDGLTASMAAARSVVRPDRSDEFDELIERHKSLRKLGRLMVGAFSFRSFRPDDPVLRAVDHLRALYSGRKLPAQVPFAFMTRKWRRRVRSDGVTIDLRAWEVAVLVHLRERLRAGDIWVDGSRAWRSFEDYLLPRPIFALMRAEGRLGLAIPDSFAEWRAERTATLDAKLKELARAAAANAIPDAAISDKGLSVSPIREEERDRIVALSRRLYILVPRIRITSLLAEVHSWTRFLDSFTHYRTGETANDEAALMAAILADATNAGAERMAESSRGVTIHQMMLMVDRHLRSETYATATAVLVDAQQAHPFAEVWGDGHISSSDGQFFPAGGRGEASLEYNAKYGKRPGASVYGFLSNRFASFFSRMIQASESEAPYVLDGLLHNESSVEIHEHATDTAGATETTFAMFHGFGYRLIPRIRNLGNRRLFVIDPDPAYEPLGALIAGTVNMDVIEQHWNEVLRLKASIGAGLVPPSVILKKLAASPRQNRLNQALREMGRIERSIFICDWLLDTKLRRRSHAILNKGESRHALARAVFLHQLGELRNRVAETMAYRASGLNLVVNAIILWNTVYLSRAVDYVRTQGIDIPAELLSQVAPLPWAHIALTGDYLWNEIDRPLERFRPIRANRFNPNNFAFP encoded by the coding sequence ATGGCCTTCCTCGACGCGCAGTCACGTACCGTTCTGTTCGACCCACCCGACGTTTATGAAGAGGCGCTTGCGCGCTATGCGCTGTCCGCTGAGGACATCGCTTTCGCCAGGGCGCATCGCCGATCGAATAATCGTCTGGGTTTTGCCATCCAACTCGCCCTGGTGCGTGACCTCGGTCGTCCGCTCCGCGCTGGGGAAGTTCCGCCTCAGGCGGTCATCTCCGTTGTCGCCGACCAGCTCGGCATCGACGCTGCGGTGTTCGCACTCTATGCCCAGCGGGAGGAAACCCGTCGAGAACATACGCGGGAGATTGTCGTCGCACTGGATCTCCAGCCCGTCCGGGCGAGCGATTATCGATCCCTGATCACCGCGGCGGCACGCGAGGCCGCCGCGACCGAACAAGGCGAGCCGATCACCAAGGCCGTGATCGAAGCCTTGAAGGAGAGGAAGCTGCTCGTTCCTGTGCCGGAACTGCTGATACGTCTGGCGATGGCGGGCCGGGCGGCAGCGCGACGACAGGCTTATCGCGGCTTGATCCGGGGCATGGAGCAACCGTCCATCGAGGCGCTTGATCAGCTTCTCATCGATCGGTCCGGCGATCGGAGCCATCTCGGCTGGATTGCGGAAGCGCCGGAGGGGACGAAACTGAAAAACCTCAAGGGCCTGATTGCCCGGCTTGAGGTTCTGCGTTCGGCGGCGATTTCCGATGAGCGGCGTAAAACGATCCATGCCAACCGCTATGGCATCATCGCTCGGGACGCCCGCATTCTGCATGCCCGTGAGATACGACGCCTGACATCCGAGCGCCGCTACGCCACGCTGACGGCGTTCGTCATCGAGAGGCAGGCGGCAATCACCGACCTTGCGATCGACATGTTCTGCAAACTGATCGGCAGCACACGTCGCAAGGCTGAACTGAGCCGCACAGAACGCCGGCTGAAAGAAGCCGAGATTCTTGATGGGGTGGCGCTCGATCATCTCAAGCTTGGCGAGGCGCTTCTGGCCGCCCGTGAGAGCAACACCGATCTCGCATCCGCAATTGCAGTCTCACTCGGCTGGGACGGATTGACCGCCAGCATGGCGGCAGCCAGGTCCGTCGTGCGCCCCGATCGCAGCGACGAATTCGATGAGCTCATAGAGCGGCACAAATCGCTGCGAAAGCTGGGCAGGCTCATGGTCGGCGCGTTCTCTTTCCGGTCGTTTCGTCCCGATGATCCGGTTTTGAGGGCAGTGGATCATCTGCGTGCGCTCTACAGTGGCAGGAAACTACCCGCGCAGGTGCCGTTCGCGTTCATGACCCGCAAGTGGCGGCGACGTGTGCGCTCGGACGGTGTCACCATCGACCTGCGGGCCTGGGAAGTGGCGGTGCTCGTTCACCTGCGGGAGCGCCTGCGGGCCGGCGACATATGGGTTGATGGCAGCCGGGCATGGCGCAGTTTCGAGGATTATCTTCTGCCTCGACCGATCTTCGCCCTGATGCGCGCCGAAGGGCGGCTCGGGCTTGCCATCCCTGACAGCTTTGCCGAATGGCGAGCCGAACGAACCGCCACACTCGACGCGAAACTCAAAGAGCTGGCAAGGGCGGCGGCCGCCAACGCCATTCCAGATGCGGCTATTTCCGACAAGGGTTTGTCGGTCTCCCCGATCCGCGAGGAGGAGCGTGACAGGATCGTCGCGCTCAGCCGGCGTCTTTATATCCTCGTGCCCCGGATCAGGATCACCAGCCTGCTTGCTGAGGTCCACAGCTGGACCAGGTTCCTTGACAGCTTCACACACTATCGCACCGGCGAGACGGCGAACGATGAGGCAGCACTGATGGCCGCTATCCTTGCCGACGCCACCAATGCCGGTGCTGAACGCATGGCGGAAAGCTCACGCGGCGTCACAATCCACCAGATGATGCTAATGGTGGATCGGCATCTACGATCAGAAACCTACGCCACGGCGACTGCCGTGCTGGTCGATGCGCAGCAAGCCCATCCGTTCGCCGAGGTCTGGGGCGACGGTCATATCTCCTCCTCGGACGGGCAGTTCTTTCCGGCAGGCGGGCGCGGTGAAGCCAGTCTCGAATACAATGCAAAATACGGCAAAAGACCAGGTGCCTCGGTCTATGGCTTCCTGTCCAATCGTTTCGCCTCCTTTTTCTCCCGGATGATCCAGGCGTCCGAGAGCGAAGCGCCCTACGTGCTCGACGGCCTCCTTCACAACGAGAGCTCGGTCGAAATCCATGAGCATGCAACCGATACCGCCGGCGCGACCGAAACGACATTCGCTATGTTCCACGGTTTCGGCTATAGGCTCATTCCCCGTATCCGCAATCTCGGCAATCGCAGGCTCTTCGTCATCGATCCCGACCCGGCGTACGAGCCGCTCGGGGCGCTGATCGCGGGAACCGTCAACATGGATGTCATCGAGCAGCACTGGAATGAGGTCTTGCGGTTGAAGGCATCGATCGGCGCGGGCCTGGTGCCGCCGTCCGTCATCCTCAAGAAGCTTGCCGCATCGCCTCGGCAAAACCGGCTCAATCAGGCGCTGCGTGAAATGGGCCGGATTGAACGCTCGATCTTCATCTGCGACTGGTTGCTCGACACCAAGCTCCGGCGCAGATCGCATGCCATCCTCAACAAGGGTGAAAGCCGTCACGCCCTTGCCCGGGCGGTCTTCCTCCACCAGCTTGGCGAGCTGCGCAACCGCGTGGCGGAAACCATGGCCTATCGGGCGTCAGGTCTCAACCTCGTCGTCAACGCCATTATCCTGTGGAACACCGTCTATCTCAGCCGCGCTGTCGATTATGTCCGCACCCAGGGCATTGATATTCCCGCCGAGCTGCTCTCCCAGGTCGCACCGCTTCCCTGGGCTCATATCGCACTCACCGGCGACTATCTCTGGAACGAAATTGACCGACCCCTCGAACGCTTCAGGCCGATCCGCGCTAACCGTTTCAATCCAAACAACTTCGCTTTCCCTTAG
- a CDS encoding tyrosine-type recombinase/integrase, translating into MQKCPRSPKKRVSPHVLRHTCAMIILQATQDIRKVSLWLGHATLTTTEVYTRGDPTEKLEAMEEIVPPHLRRGTFQPTDKLIALLKSTS; encoded by the coding sequence TTGCAGAAATGCCCACGGAGCCCCAAGAAGCGAGTCTCGCCTCATGTGCTCAGGCACACTTGCGCGATGATCATCCTGCAGGCGACGCAAGACATCCGGAAAGTATCGCTGTGGCTGGGCCATGCCACGCTGACGACCACAGAGGTCTACACACGCGGCGATCCAACCGAAAAGCTCGAAGCCATGGAAGAGATCGTGCCACCGCATCTGCGGCGCGGCACCTTCCAGCCGACCGACAAGCTGATAGCACTGCTAAAGAGCACTTCGTAA
- a CDS encoding ISAzo13 family transposase, producing the protein MIDIAAIKARFETLAPYLDERARRLLAATEARAAGRGGVTAVSAATGVARSTIGRGLTELRTADARLERRVRRPGGGRRPKIETEPGLLAALEELVQSAIRGDPEAALLWVSRSQRHLAGALAQRGFTASQKLVGRLLRKLGFSLQANKKTLEGASHPDRDTQFEHINEKIKQFQAAGQAAISVDTKKKELVGDFKNGGRELRPKGGPEPVRVHDFKIPELGKVAPYGVYDITNNSGWVNVGIDHDTAAFAVESIRRWWNVLGKSRYPGSTGLLITADCGGSNGARVRLWKRELQSFANETGLAITVAHHPPGTSKWNRIEHRLFAFITQNWRGKPLVSHEVIVQLIGATTTANGLDVQCCLDENDYPKAIKITDAEMNAINIDRDPFHGEWNYTISPTSVVSDSAIAESVADDR; encoded by the coding sequence ATGATTGATATCGCGGCGATCAAAGCTCGCTTTGAGACGCTTGCGCCTTATCTCGATGAGCGGGCACGGCGTTTGTTGGCGGCAACCGAGGCTCGCGCGGCGGGCCGGGGTGGAGTGACGGCGGTTTCGGCGGCGACCGGCGTTGCGCGCAGTACGATCGGGCGCGGTCTTACGGAGTTGCGGACCGCAGATGCACGACTGGAACGCCGGGTTCGGCGGCCGGGCGGCGGCCGCAGGCCAAAGATCGAGACTGAGCCGGGCCTCTTGGCTGCACTTGAAGAATTGGTTCAATCGGCGATCCGTGGCGACCCTGAAGCAGCATTGTTGTGGGTGAGCAGAAGCCAGCGCCACCTTGCCGGCGCATTGGCACAACGCGGCTTTACGGCCAGCCAGAAGTTGGTTGGTCGGCTGCTGCGCAAGCTTGGCTTCAGCCTCCAGGCCAACAAGAAGACCTTGGAGGGGGCGTCTCATCCTGACCGCGACACCCAGTTCGAACACATCAACGAGAAGATCAAGCAGTTCCAGGCGGCCGGCCAGGCCGCCATTTCGGTCGACACAAAGAAAAAGGAGCTGGTTGGCGATTTCAAGAACGGCGGGCGTGAGCTGCGTCCCAAAGGCGGCCCCGAACCCGTGCGCGTTCACGACTTCAAGATACCCGAACTCGGCAAGGTCGCACCTTACGGCGTCTACGACATCACCAACAACTCGGGTTGGGTGAATGTCGGCATCGATCATGACACCGCCGCCTTTGCCGTAGAGAGCATTCGACGGTGGTGGAATGTCTTGGGAAAGAGCCGCTATCCTGGTTCAACCGGTCTACTCATTACCGCCGATTGCGGTGGCAGCAACGGGGCCCGTGTGCGACTGTGGAAGCGCGAGCTTCAATCATTCGCCAATGAAACTGGGTTAGCTATCACGGTCGCTCACCACCCGCCGGGGACCAGCAAATGGAACCGCATAGAACACCGGCTATTTGCATTCATCACACAGAATTGGCGCGGCAAGCCCCTCGTCAGTCATGAGGTCATCGTTCAACTGATCGGGGCCACGACGACGGCCAACGGGCTCGACGTTCAATGTTGCCTCGACGAAAATGACTATCCCAAGGCCATCAAGATCACCGATGCTGAAATGAATGCAATCAATATTGATCGTGATCCCTTCCACGGTGAGTGGAACTACACGATTTCGCCCACCTCCGTTGTGTCCGATAGCGCTATCGCCGAGAGTGTTGCCGATGATCGATGA
- a CDS encoding metallophosphoesterase, with product MGFVTKWYMADPHFGHEAALHWETTARHFGSTEEMDKAIVERVNERVGEKDLLFILGDFAVSSDPEYVAHVFHALRGRKVLILGNHDLDKKGNVKPALAGLPWDVPPVHAMETKDGGKRLGAPWESLQ from the coding sequence ATGGGTTTCGTCACGAAGTGGTATATGGCTGATCCGCACTTCGGGCATGAGGCGGCCCTCCATTGGGAGACGACGGCGCGGCACTTCGGATCGACCGAAGAGATGGACAAGGCCATCGTCGAGCGCGTCAACGAGCGCGTCGGAGAGAAGGACCTTCTCTTCATCCTCGGGGACTTCGCTGTATCGAGCGATCCCGAATATGTGGCCCACGTCTTCCACGCGCTGCGCGGTCGGAAGGTCTTGATCCTCGGCAACCATGACCTCGATAAGAAGGGGAACGTGAAGCCCGCCCTTGCTGGGCTACCATGGGACGTGCCGCCCGTTCACGCGATGGAGACGAAAGACGGTGGCAAGCGGCTTGGGGCTCCGTGGGAATCTCTGCAATAA